GCGTCCCCGTCTTCGGCCGGGTCGTCCGCTGGGGCGGCGCCTTCCCCGTCCGCCGGGGCGAGCCCGACCGCGATGCGCTGCGGATCGTGCACGAGACGATGGAGGGCGGCGGCGTCGTCGGGATCTTCATCCAGGGCACCCGCCAGGCCGACCTCGAAGGGGCGAAGGCCGGCGCCGGGCGCTGCGCCGTCGTCGAGGACGCGCCGGTGATCCCGGTCGCGATCCGCGGCACGGGGACGTGGCGGCCCGGCCGGCGCGTGGACATCAGCTTCGGCTCGCCACGGACGTACGAGCGCGGCGACCGCCGCCCGGCGCAGGCCTACCGGGAGACGGCCGACGAGCTCATGGCCGAGATCCGCACCCTGTACGAGCAGTCGCGATGAGCGGGACGACGGAGCGGGTCGGCGTGGTCGCCGTCGTCGGGTTCCCGAACGCGGGCAAGTCGACGCTCGTGAACCGGCTGACGTCGTCGCGGCACGCGGTCGTGGACGAGCAGCCGGGGGTAACCCGCGACCGCAACGAGGTGCTGTGCGAGTGGCGCGGGCGCAGGTTCGTTCTCATCGACACGGGCGGCGTCGACGCCGGCGACGAGTCTCCGATGCAGGCGGAGGTGGCCGCGCAGGCGCGGCTGGCGGTCGAGGAGGCCGACGTCGTCGCGGCGGTCATCGACGCCCGCGCCGGCGTGGTCGCGGGCGACGAGGAGATCGCCCAGATCCTGCGCCGCTCGCACCGGCCCGTCGTGCTCATCGCGAACAAGATCGACGACGCCGCCCACGAGCCGCTGGCGCTCGAGCTCCACCGCCTGGGCCTTGGCGAGCCGATCCCGGTGTCGGCGCTGCACGGCCGCAATACGGGCGACCTGCTCGACGCGATCGTCGACCGGCTCGACGCGGTCGAGGACGGCGGCCGGCCGGCGGACGACGGCAGCGACGAGATCGGCGTCGCCATCCTGGGCCGGCCCAACGTCGGCAAGTCGTCGCTCCTGAACGCCATCCTCGGCCGGCCGCGGGTGATCGTGTCCGACCGGCCGGGGACGACCCGCGACGCGATCGACACGCCCTTCGTGCGCGGCGGCCGCCGGTTCCGGCTGATCGACACGGCCGGCCTGCGCCGCAAGCGCCGCCACCGCCAGGGGGTCGAGTATTACAGCGAGGTGCGCGCGCTGGCCGCGGCCGAGCGGGCCGATGTCGCGCTCGTCCTGATCGACTCGTCGCAGGGCCTGGTCGAGGGCGACCTCGCGGTGGCCGACGTCGCCCGCAAGGCCGGCTGCGCCACGATCGTCGTGCTCTCCAAATGGGACATCGCCGAGACGACGGTGGACGACGTCGTCGACCGGCTGGGCGGGAAGCTGCGCCAGCGGCCCTCGATCGTGACGTCCTCGGCGGTCACCGGCCGGAACGTGGACAAGCTGCTCGACGCCGTCGAGGAGGTGTTCGGCCGCTACACATCTCGCGTCCCGACCGGCCAGCTCAACCGGGCCATGGCCGAGATCGGCGCGATGCGGGAGCCGCCCCGCCAGGGCCGGCGGCGCCTGAACATGCTCTACGCGACCCAGTACCGCACCCGCCCGCCGCGCTTCCGGATCGTCACGAACGACCGCAAGCTCGTGAACCGCGACTACGGCTTCTTCGTCGAGAACCAGCTCCGCCGCCGGCTGGGGCTCGAGGGGGTGCCGGTCGTGGTCGACTTCACGACCCGGTCGTGATTGCGCGGGTGCATCCGCTGGTCACCGCGCGGGCGGTCGACCAGGGGTTCGACTACCTCGCCGAGAGCGACGTCGACCGCGGCGCGCTGGTCGAGGTGGAGCTCGGCGCGCG
This region of Gaiellales bacterium genomic DNA includes:
- a CDS encoding lysophospholipid acyltransferase family protein, with the protein product MTSAEMAGYDAAWVWIRRALSGIVRVLLRPRVHGLEHVPVAGAFMFVSNHESWWDIPALGQVQPRSIRYMAKSELLRVPVFGRVVRWGGAFPVRRGEPDRDALRIVHETMEGGGVVGIFIQGTRQADLEGAKAGAGRCAVVEDAPVIPVAIRGTGTWRPGRRVDISFGSPRTYERGDRRPAQAYRETADELMAEIRTLYEQSR
- the der gene encoding ribosome biogenesis GTPase Der — protein: MSGTTERVGVVAVVGFPNAGKSTLVNRLTSSRHAVVDEQPGVTRDRNEVLCEWRGRRFVLIDTGGVDAGDESPMQAEVAAQARLAVEEADVVAAVIDARAGVVAGDEEIAQILRRSHRPVVLIANKIDDAAHEPLALELHRLGLGEPIPVSALHGRNTGDLLDAIVDRLDAVEDGGRPADDGSDEIGVAILGRPNVGKSSLLNAILGRPRVIVSDRPGTTRDAIDTPFVRGGRRFRLIDTAGLRRKRRHRQGVEYYSEVRALAAAERADVALVLIDSSQGLVEGDLAVADVARKAGCATIVVLSKWDIAETTVDDVVDRLGGKLRQRPSIVTSSAVTGRNVDKLLDAVEEVFGRYTSRVPTGQLNRAMAEIGAMREPPRQGRRRLNMLYATQYRTRPPRFRIVTNDRKLVNRDYGFFVENQLRRRLGLEGVPVVVDFTTRS